Part of the Falco biarmicus isolate bFalBia1 chromosome 4, bFalBia1.pri, whole genome shotgun sequence genome, ACGtactaaaaatttaaaaaaaattaaaaggcaagaTTTTAATACAAACTGAAGGCAGAAAAGTATCTCATTGGCAAACCTAAGGAACACTCTACATTATCTAGACGTTGTAGGAGTCTCTTCCTTCCTGGAAGTTTAAGAGATGTACATGCACACAAAGCCAAAAAGTCAGCAAAAGCACATAGTATTTAACCTAGCCCTGGCAGGTCATTAGCTCCCAAATATGCAGCATCCACTCTTCCTTATCTAAAaggaaggcagctgcagcacagagagcttttgcttttaaaacactgcTTAAAGGGCATATCCTGAGCCCTCAGGGAGAGCATGTAATGCCTTCCCGCTCTCCACAAGCCAGCAAGGAAAACACCCAGTGTTCAAGCCATTACAGCTGCTTTTGACCAGAAGACGAACACTCGCAGTTTTAACACCAGCTACAACAAACCACGCAGCACATTTCTGGAGATCcacaaacaaaatgcagatgTTCAACGGCAGCCCCTCACCTGAGATCTCTCAAACACTTGCAGTGTTTCAGCATGTCCATGAGAGCAGACATATAGACCACTTTCCCCATCATGCCCAGGTTGGCCAATGAAAGAGTCCGCAAATGCTGGCACTGCAATCCAATGTTAATAAGCCCAGAGCCGGTAAGAATATTTGGCAGTTGTGCTAAGGTGAGGCTATGCAAGTAAGTCAATTGGCTTATGGCAGCCACCTCTGAATCCCCCACACTTTGTGCCCGGACACAAGGAGGCAACGAGTTCCGAATTGCTGGCTCATTGCGTGGCATGGCAGAGGAGAAACTGGAACCAATTATTTCCAAGGTTTCCAAAAAGCGGAGGCTTCCCATCAAAGCCCAGAATACAGAAGACTCCAGCTTCTGATTTGCCTGATCCGCTAAGTTCCTTGGATACGTCTGTATCCCAATCCGAACTTTCCTTCCAAATGTTTGGGGCACCAAATTAGATGCCGTGGGAGGCTTTTCCACATTTGCAGCAACATCTGTGATGGAGCAAACCGGTAGCGCTAACGAGAGCAGGTGCTTTAGCCTGGACAGAAGCTGGCACAAGTGATTCCCTATGCTTTCCGAGCTGTGATGGTGAGCTGCAGAGAGGTTGAGGTGTCTCAGGTTGCAGCAAGACATGACCAGGCTTTCCAGAATGCTACTGTCAATGTCATCTTCTGCTTTTCGAAACAAGGATTCCGGAGCCAAACAGTGAATGCAGCCACTGAGATTCAAGCTGGTCAAGCTTTTAAGATCCTTCCCACCATTAATAACCCTCTGGATCAGGTGACCACCAGATAAGGTGCATCGGCTAAAGCTGAAGTAGAAAGGGTTGTTGAACTTCAAGTGTTGCAGGAGCCCAGAGCCATTAATCCAGGCTTTGGGCAATTGTAAAGCATCCAGACGTACATTTCGAGCCATAGAGTCTAGGAGGTTTTTAGTGGCTCCCGTCTCCGCAAAGCTACCAGGGGCAGAAATAAGGAAGGCATGAAGGTTCTCAGGTGTCCGATCACTTAACACCGCCAAGTACAGCCTCACCACCTCCTGATTAACATAGCCAGGAGCCAGCCTGGCATAGAAGACACGGAGGTTCTGGTAATGGGGTACATTGCTCTCACCTACCATTAGCTGCCCAGAGAGCATAAAGCCTTCTCGTGAGCGATCAAGGATctcaaaataaagcagcagtttCTCAAGGCTAGTGCAGCACGGAACGACACCATATGACGGCGTGTAAAGGGTTTGCTTCAATTCCAAGACACGGCTAAGAGTGGCTTTACACTCACTGCTTAGCTGACTGGCATCGAAACCCGGATTTACATCTATTGCCAGGGAGCGCAGGTGCTGGAGCGTGGACAGCATCTTTGAGAGACGGAGAGAGGTGATGTGGCACCCAGACAAATTCAGTTTTACCAGGTTCTTGCATCGCGTTACGTGATCAATAGTGGAGCTGGGCAGCCAATAGCACCCAGCCATGTTCAGCTGGTAAATCTCTTTTCCGATATCCCTCATCAGCTGCTTCACTTTGTCTTTGTTTACCTGTactcaaacaaaaccacattcaATGAGATATACGGCAATAGTGTGTACTGATTCAGTTTCCCATCTGAAAATGGGGATAAGAGTGATTAGCACTTAGATTACATGGCTCACCAAAGGTTTCGGGATGCTAGCGCAGTCTAAGAATTATTATACTGCTGGTAGCTGGCTTAGTCTGCCATGCTTTGGACTCTTTTTAAGATTATACTTCCTTCAGCTTCTTAGCCTGTGCAGTTCTGCATTACTGACTGCGAGGCCAAATCTGTTCAGCAACTGACAGTGGAATGGAAGACCATCTCCATTTTCTAACAGCAAAGCTATTTCAGCAGAGCTAGCTATCTACAGAAACTCAAATTGAAAGAAGAATGTTTCCATTCTCCATCCAGTTTCCTCTTTTGGAAATGAGTAAAAAAGGTTACCCCTTGCCTGCACTTGGTGATACAGTCCTCATAAAATGTATCACCCTTCATTTccaagctttatttttgttttaacacatACAATTTCAGGCTGAGCTGAATGCATGCCTGGCAGCAATATGCACAACGTATTTTTGCACAACAAcgtggaaaatatattttgaggaaaTGGTAACTTTACACAACCACAGCTACAAAGGGAAAGTCATGTTTACTTTCACTTTAGCTtccagaaacacagagaaaatagtTTTCACTGACGGTATTTTATATAACTAAGGGACCACAGAGCTGTTCTAACAAAgcattctggaaaacaaatgcttttataaAACAGTTTATTGTTTATTTGATTTCAGAGTTCAAGAGCAGTTCATTTATGCAGACACATTGGAAAGTTCTACTTCTTGGCATTTTGTCACAAGTCAGATTTGTCTTCATAGCTAACAGAAGAAGCAAGCTACTCTTCCCACCTTATAGTCTTTTTGAAGTAAAACTGTATGTGTTAGACTCTTGTCAAGGCAAAGCATTGCTAGCTTCCTGCAGGTTCTCCTGACGTTCAGGACAAGGTCTGTGCAAGGGACGTAGCTGAGGATGTGCAAAAGGATCTCATCTGAGAACTCCATCAAGTTGACGCCATTACTTTCTTCCTCACTCTCCCCACTTATGATCtcctggggggggtggggaaagaaaaaagaaaaaagagaaaagctacTAGGTCAGAAACTTCAGCAACGCTTGTGAGAAAACAGATACCCCGAGTCTCAAAGATTTATAAAGtgagacaaaacagaaacacttgAATCTTTAAGTACTTCCATCTGCACCATGAAACCAAGAGCCTTCCCTTAGACACTAATACGGAGGCAGCGCAAAACTTCGCACAAAGCCACAGTACCTTTTGGTGTTGGTTACTTcagaatgaagagaaaaaaacattgacaTTCCTTACCCTTTTGCCACTTACTTTGCAGTTAAGTGACCGTCCCTGGTTCTTTTCTAAATATAACACAGCAGTCTCTTTCTACATCCTACTGCTAAGTGCCATCCATTTCAAAAACCTTAAGGGTTATGTAACCATATatatctgtgtatatatatatacacagacacacaaacaaaactgcGGCCCAGCACCGGAACACCCACAGCTCTTCTGACACGTGCTTACACCCCAACCGTACGACACGGCGCTCTGACAGCCAGGCTCCAACGGGGACACGGGAGCCCCTTTGCTCCCCCAGCCCACGCTCCTTCCTTCGACCCTGGGGTGACAAGGGACCCCCAGCAACCGCACCCCAACCCCGCCGGGAGCCTGACAGGGTGCCTTGTGCAAGGAGGGGGCACGGCCCCTAGCCCACCCCCCCGCATTGATGGCGGTTTGGGGGGcggccagggctgcagcaccgtCCTTACTAAAACCTAGTCTGGTATTAATGCCACGGCATGCCCCTCCAGGGGGGCAGCTGGTGCCACCTCACAGCCCCTGCGAAACCCCGCCAGAAGTGGGCGATTTTGCCCCCCGCCATGGccggccccgccagccccgcctCAGGAACCGGCTCCCCGGGGCCTCCCCACGCCGTCGGGCAGCCCGGGCCaagccccgcggggagaggggCCGCCGGCCCCACCCGCCCCACCACCGCCATCTGAGCCCCCTCACCGCCGCCGAGGCCGGCTCCCGCCCTGCTCGCTTCGTCTCCATCCCTGAGAGGAGCccggctccccccagcccagggaggcggcggcggcggacgAGCCCCGCTACAGCCCCGGGTAACGGCTCCCCGAGGGGCCGGGGCGGAGGGGGAAGCGGAGGGCGAGAGGGgccctcccccgccccggctcACCTCCCCACAGCGGAACATGGCGGCGGCCGCGCGGTCCCGCCACCGCCTCCCGCGGGCACCGCTCAAACCGGCCGCGTCCCGGCCTGgctccccgccggcccggccgccgcacGGTTCTTCCGGCGCTGCCATGACCCGGCTTCCGCGGCTCGCCactcccccgccgccccctcggccgccccgcgccgccatCTTGAGCGTGGCGCGGTGGGAGGAGGCGCCTGCCGCCGGTGGGCGCCATCTTGAGAGCGGCGGCGCCATGATAGGAGTGGCAGGTCCGGGTTGGGGCGCCCGCCTCGGTGCCGTCCCCTCACAGTTCAGCTCTCGCTGAGGGCGCCTTCGTCGTGGGGGCGGCAGCTCTCTGCGGCGGTGAAATCCGGATTGTTCAGCGGGAAGCACCGTGGCTCCCTCGCCTCTGCCCCAGGGCCGCCACTGCTGAGGCATCGGGCACAGCAGGAGCCCGGCGAGCGGCCGCTTGGCCTCCTCAGCCCTCGGCAGCCCGCAGCCGCGGGCCCTTTGCCACCCCGATAGCTGACTCACGCTGGGCCCACACCCCGCGAAGCCCTGAGTCGGCTCTGAAAACGTAAATCCACcctgtgaggagctgctgggcacagcagtgACTC contains:
- the FBXL18 gene encoding F-box/LRR-repeat protein 18 isoform X1; its protein translation is MAAPEEPCGGRAGGEPGRDAAGLSGARGRRWRDRAAAAMFRCGEEIISGESEEESNGVNLMEFSDEILLHILSYVPCTDLVLNVRRTCRKLAMLCLDKSLTHTVLLQKDYKVNKDKVKQLMRDIGKEIYQLNMAGCYWLPSSTIDHVTRCKNLVKLNLSGCHITSLRLSKMLSTLQHLRSLAIDVNPGFDASQLSSECKATLSRVLELKQTLYTPSYGVVPCCTSLEKLLLYFEILDRSREGFMLSGQLMVGESNVPHYQNLRVFYARLAPGYVNQEVVRLYLAVLSDRTPENLHAFLISAPGSFAETGATKNLLDSMARNVRLDALQLPKAWINGSGLLQHLKFNNPFYFSFSRCTLSGGHLIQRVINGGKDLKSLTSLNLSGCIHCLAPESLFRKAEDDIDSSILESLVMSCCNLRHLNLSAAHHHSSESIGNHLCQLLSRLKHLLSLALPVCSITDVAANVEKPPTASNLVPQTFGRKVRIGIQTYPRNLADQANQKLESSVFWALMGSLRFLETLEIIGSSFSSAMPRNEPAIRNSLPPCVRAQSVGDSEVAAISQLTYLHSLTLAQLPNILTGSGLINIGLQCQHLRTLSLANLGMMGKVVYMSALMDMLKHCKCLRDLRLEQPYFCAGAQFFQALSHCSSLQRLCIVSRSGTLQSDAVMSFMANCLEVIMCHMFMGESLTVCKNLQQSIVRSFQADRPALNVVIFPLLHEDLTEVIRDVPMRHLDEITLFKSRVAEEPPNLWW
- the FBXL18 gene encoding F-box/LRR-repeat protein 18 isoform X2; translation: MDQVLPFCEKEQPLRGPSQSCAGSWDSPGHSKACEPLELLLWKEDGEDRGCQEIISGESEEESNGVNLMEFSDEILLHILSYVPCTDLVLNVRRTCRKLAMLCLDKSLTHTVLLQKDYKVNKDKVKQLMRDIGKEIYQLNMAGCYWLPSSTIDHVTRCKNLVKLNLSGCHITSLRLSKMLSTLQHLRSLAIDVNPGFDASQLSSECKATLSRVLELKQTLYTPSYGVVPCCTSLEKLLLYFEILDRSREGFMLSGQLMVGESNVPHYQNLRVFYARLAPGYVNQEVVRLYLAVLSDRTPENLHAFLISAPGSFAETGATKNLLDSMARNVRLDALQLPKAWINGSGLLQHLKFNNPFYFSFSRCTLSGGHLIQRVINGGKDLKSLTSLNLSGCIHCLAPESLFRKAEDDIDSSILESLVMSCCNLRHLNLSAAHHHSSESIGNHLCQLLSRLKHLLSLALPVCSITDVAANVEKPPTASNLVPQTFGRKVRIGIQTYPRNLADQANQKLESSVFWALMGSLRFLETLEIIGSSFSSAMPRNEPAIRNSLPPCVRAQSVGDSEVAAISQLTYLHSLTLAQLPNILTGSGLINIGLQCQHLRTLSLANLGMMGKVVYMSALMDMLKHCKCLRDLRLEQPYFCAGAQFFQALSHCSSLQRLCIVSRSGTLQSDAVMSFMANCLEVIMCHMFMGESLTVCKNLQQSIVRSFQADRPALNVVIFPLLHEDLTEVIRDVPMRHLDEITLFKSRVAEEPPNLWW
- the FBXL18 gene encoding F-box/LRR-repeat protein 18 isoform X3 produces the protein METKRAGREPASAAEIISGESEEESNGVNLMEFSDEILLHILSYVPCTDLVLNVRRTCRKLAMLCLDKSLTHTVLLQKDYKVNKDKVKQLMRDIGKEIYQLNMAGCYWLPSSTIDHVTRCKNLVKLNLSGCHITSLRLSKMLSTLQHLRSLAIDVNPGFDASQLSSECKATLSRVLELKQTLYTPSYGVVPCCTSLEKLLLYFEILDRSREGFMLSGQLMVGESNVPHYQNLRVFYARLAPGYVNQEVVRLYLAVLSDRTPENLHAFLISAPGSFAETGATKNLLDSMARNVRLDALQLPKAWINGSGLLQHLKFNNPFYFSFSRCTLSGGHLIQRVINGGKDLKSLTSLNLSGCIHCLAPESLFRKAEDDIDSSILESLVMSCCNLRHLNLSAAHHHSSESIGNHLCQLLSRLKHLLSLALPVCSITDVAANVEKPPTASNLVPQTFGRKVRIGIQTYPRNLADQANQKLESSVFWALMGSLRFLETLEIIGSSFSSAMPRNEPAIRNSLPPCVRAQSVGDSEVAAISQLTYLHSLTLAQLPNILTGSGLINIGLQCQHLRTLSLANLGMMGKVVYMSALMDMLKHCKCLRDLRLEQPYFCAGAQFFQALSHCSSLQRLCIVSRSGTLQSDAVMSFMANCLEVIMCHMFMGESLTVCKNLQQSIVRSFQADRPALNVVIFPLLHEDLTEVIRDVPMRHLDEITLFKSRVAEEPPNLWW